A stretch of Candidatus Neomarinimicrobiota bacterium DNA encodes these proteins:
- the prmC gene encoding peptide chain release factor N(5)-glutamine methyltransferase, whose amino-acid sequence MADLPDTLFKVMKLAEHRLSANNSHSPHSEIEWLMMDLFSCSRAHLYLNRHQRLTEKKLLLLSSWVERRINGEPLQYITQRTEFFGLPIQLNQHVMIPRPETEKLVEVAIHHARKTRAATIVDAGTGSGCIAIAIAKSLPEVQLLALDCSEDALELASRNALRNGVADRIIFEESDVLTQNLPDSFDLLVSNPPYIPIDDMAHLPADVRDYEPIHALTDGYDGLAFYRRLCATARHWIASGGFMVLETGRGEHPGKVRHLFENAGFVATTTHQDYNGNDRVISIQVTE is encoded by the coding sequence ATGGCAGACTTGCCAGACACTTTGTTCAAGGTCATGAAACTTGCTGAACACCGTCTTTCAGCAAACAACTCGCACAGCCCCCACAGTGAAATTGAATGGCTGATGATGGACTTGTTCTCTTGCTCCCGCGCGCACCTTTATCTGAACCGCCATCAACGCCTCACAGAGAAAAAACTACTGCTTCTCTCCTCGTGGGTAGAACGACGCATTAACGGTGAACCGCTACAATACATCACACAACGGACAGAATTCTTCGGACTTCCCATTCAGTTGAACCAGCACGTGATGATTCCCCGGCCCGAAACTGAAAAATTGGTAGAGGTTGCCATCCATCACGCCAGAAAAACGCGGGCGGCAACAATAGTTGATGCTGGAACAGGCAGCGGTTGTATCGCTATCGCTATCGCTAAATCGCTACCGGAGGTGCAGTTGCTTGCCCTCGATTGTAGTGAGGACGCCCTAGAACTTGCCAGTAGGAACGCTCTCCGCAACGGTGTGGCCGATAGGATTATATTTGAAGAAAGTGATGTTCTTACACAAAATCTCCCCGATTCATTTGACTTGCTGGTATCGAATCCTCCTTATATTCCAATCGATGATATGGCTCACCTGCCCGCAGATGTCAGAGATTACGAACCGATACATGCTCTTACCGATGGCTACGACGGGTTGGCATTCTACCGCCGCCTGTGCGCTACGGCGCGCCATTGGATTGCAAGTGGAGGCTTCATGGTACTCGAAACAGGCCGTGGAGAACATCCGGGAAAAGTGCGTCACTTGTTTGAGAATGCCGGCTTCGTCGCCACCACCACTCACCAAGACTACAATGGAAATGACAGGGTGATCTCCATACAGGTGACGGAGTGA
- the prfA gene encoding peptide chain release factor 1 gives MINKTRDVVEKYEALTDMLADPEIASDPGRYSDIAKQRHELKAVVEKGSVYLKLMEQIAEDKTILKGDDEDLKSIVREELSDLEEERLSLEESLKLLLLPKDPRDDKNTIVEIRAGTGGDEAALFAADLFRMYSRYAERKLWKIKVLSSNEIGSGGFKEVIFSLEGESVFGELKYEGGVHRVQRVPETETSGRIHTSAATVAVLPEADEIDVNIDPGDLRIDTFRASGAGGQHVNKTESAVRITHNPTGLVVTCQDEKSQHKNRSAAMKVLRSRLMALEGEKMRAERAEARKSMVSTGDRSAKIRTYNFPQGRVSDHRIDLTLYKLNNVLDGDLFELIEQLRIADQLEQLKAEPVE, from the coding sequence ATGATAAATAAAACAAGAGATGTTGTCGAAAAGTACGAGGCACTGACTGATATGCTCGCCGATCCGGAAATCGCATCGGATCCCGGCCGTTACAGTGATATCGCAAAACAGCGCCACGAGTTGAAAGCAGTGGTGGAAAAAGGCAGTGTATATCTCAAGCTGATGGAGCAGATAGCTGAGGACAAAACAATTCTGAAAGGCGATGATGAAGATTTGAAATCGATCGTACGCGAAGAGCTGTCGGATCTCGAGGAAGAGCGTTTAAGCCTCGAAGAATCACTGAAACTTCTACTCCTACCCAAAGATCCTCGCGACGACAAAAATACTATTGTGGAGATACGGGCCGGTACCGGCGGCGACGAAGCAGCACTTTTCGCTGCTGATCTCTTTAGAATGTACAGCCGTTACGCCGAAAGGAAACTTTGGAAGATTAAGGTGTTGAGTAGCAATGAGATTGGCAGTGGCGGTTTCAAAGAAGTCATATTCTCACTGGAGGGAGAGAGCGTGTTCGGCGAACTAAAATATGAGGGCGGTGTTCACCGGGTACAGCGTGTCCCTGAAACCGAAACCAGCGGCCGGATTCACACTTCAGCCGCTACAGTTGCCGTTCTGCCGGAAGCGGACGAGATCGATGTCAACATAGATCCAGGAGATCTGCGCATCGACACCTTTCGCGCTTCGGGCGCCGGCGGGCAGCATGTGAATAAAACTGAGTCTGCAGTACGCATCACGCACAACCCAACCGGACTAGTAGTCACCTGTCAAGATGAAAAATCTCAGCACAAAAACAGAAGTGCCGCAATGAAAGTCCTCCGCTCCCGGCTCATGGCGCTGGAAGGCGAAAAAATGCGGGCGGAACGGGCAGAAGCACGCAAAAGTATGGTCTCCACCGGCGACCGCAGTGCAAAGATTCGTACCTACAACTTTCCGCAAGGTCGTGTGTCAGATCATAGAATCGATCTTACACTGTACAAACTGAACAATGTGCTGGACGGAGATCTGTTTGAGCTCATAGAGCAGTTGCGTATAGCAGACCAGCTGGAGCAGTTGAAAGCCGAACCGGTGGAATAA
- the rpmE gene encoding 50S ribosomal protein L31 translates to MKTEIHPNYMLGTVTCACGHTFQVRSTVGDMRVEICSECHPFFTGKQKLVDTAGRIEKFRTKYKLDAQEDQ, encoded by the coding sequence ATGAAAACAGAAATACATCCCAATTACATGTTAGGGACGGTGACATGCGCTTGCGGCCACACGTTTCAGGTGCGAAGCACAGTGGGAGATATGCGTGTGGAAATCTGTTCTGAGTGCCACCCTTTCTTTACCGGGAAACAGAAGCTGGTGGATACTGCCGGACGGATAGAAAAATTCAGGACGAAATATAAACTGGACGCTCAGGAAGACCAGTAA
- a CDS encoding pyridoxal phosphate-dependent aminotransferase — MISDRVHRIQPSFTLEMTAKAAALRNQGIDVIDMGVGEPDFNTPENIRLAAKIAMDEGFTKYTPGMGLLELRQAICEKLARDNEIDCSPDQIIVSNGAKHSLSTACQALLNPGDEAVIFSPYWVSFPEFIRLADGTPIVVDTLSEQNFVPDFDDLEKKITPNVRLMIINSPSNPTGAVWDKPTISRLLDYATDQKWTVISDECYEKLVYDELFTSIEKLNQTGATILTIQSLSKTYAMTGWRIGYAAGSPDIIKAMGKIQGQATSCPNSIGQKAAVEALSGSQESVEEMRAKFRTRRNLMINRLNEIESVTCALPGGAFYAFPDISPYLGKSTQGKKIETSFDLSDYILDSARTVTVAGAGFGGEGHIRLSYATDEKNFLEGISRIEETLSQLE; from the coding sequence ATGATTTCTGATCGAGTGCACCGCATTCAACCCTCCTTCACGCTGGAAATGACCGCTAAGGCCGCAGCTTTACGCAATCAGGGGATCGATGTCATCGATATGGGCGTGGGCGAACCCGATTTCAACACGCCAGAGAACATCCGGCTGGCAGCAAAGATAGCGATGGATGAAGGCTTCACAAAATACACTCCGGGGATGGGCCTTCTGGAACTCCGCCAGGCAATCTGCGAAAAGCTGGCGAGGGATAACGAAATTGACTGTTCACCTGATCAGATAATTGTTTCAAACGGTGCTAAACACTCCCTCAGTACAGCGTGTCAGGCGCTGCTCAATCCCGGAGATGAGGCCGTCATTTTTTCGCCTTACTGGGTCTCTTTCCCTGAATTCATACGGCTTGCTGACGGCACCCCTATCGTGGTCGATACGCTCTCTGAACAAAACTTCGTTCCTGATTTTGACGATCTTGAAAAGAAAATCACGCCCAATGTCAGATTGATGATTATCAATTCTCCATCTAATCCTACGGGCGCTGTCTGGGACAAACCAACCATATCACGACTGCTGGACTACGCAACTGATCAGAAATGGACTGTAATTTCCGACGAATGTTACGAAAAACTGGTCTACGACGAACTTTTCACCAGCATCGAGAAACTCAATCAAACTGGTGCCACAATCCTCACAATACAGAGTCTCTCCAAGACGTATGCTATGACTGGCTGGCGCATCGGCTATGCGGCAGGTAGTCCTGATATCATCAAAGCGATGGGCAAAATTCAAGGGCAAGCCACCTCGTGCCCGAACTCTATAGGACAGAAGGCCGCCGTGGAGGCACTTTCTGGAAGCCAGGAGTCAGTAGAAGAGATGCGAGCGAAGTTTCGCACTCGCCGTAACCTTATGATCAATAGATTAAATGAAATCGAGAGTGTTACGTGTGCTCTCCCGGGTGGCGCATTCTACGCTTTTCCAGACATCAGTCCCTACCTGGGTAAGAGCACCCAAGGTAAGAAAATCGAAACTTCTTTCGACTTGAGTGATTATATTTTGGACTCGGCTAGAACCGTTACAGTAGCGGGTGCCGGGTTCGGCGGTGAGGGACACATTCGTCTTTCGTACGCCACAGATGAGAAGAACTTCCTTGAGGGAATCAGTAGAATCGAAGAAACGCTGAGTCAACTTGAATAG
- a CDS encoding CRISPR-associated endonuclease Cas6 → MYIVSEPIKSIVARIATDKPVRKTSYQVKGVIMNDFPDEGIIPFINGSYRSQFLYPRVQVKILNEQIYLVGIKEGVDPILSVVEKLKTMNFGNITFEVEGFEADVEEDHFVPSPRMIRYRFLTPWVALNEINLGKYKFAYGDERPKFLSRLLSQNIAFLAKEMGMKLEIKVYVKLTLESLYPKLVDDGHMGAFEGEFKTNFVLPNFLGIGNGITKGYGVLFSHFNPADFQFDESALKLDTPNNQAVEDLPPNWEKDAIDPDDVPKSRRAVKSRPDDVPKSKRAVKSGKETKETEDPNFNTSKYHKRSH, encoded by the coding sequence ATGTATATCGTTTCAGAACCAATCAAGTCAATTGTCGCTCGCATAGCAACCGATAAACCGGTACGGAAGACTTCCTATCAAGTGAAAGGAGTCATAATGAACGATTTTCCGGATGAAGGGATAATTCCTTTCATCAACGGCAGTTATCGCTCACAATTCCTCTATCCCCGGGTACAGGTCAAGATTCTAAATGAACAGATATATCTGGTTGGGATAAAGGAAGGTGTCGATCCTATTCTCTCTGTGGTGGAGAAGCTGAAAACTATGAATTTTGGCAATATCACCTTCGAGGTTGAAGGATTTGAGGCGGACGTTGAAGAGGATCACTTTGTCCCATCGCCAAGAATGATTCGTTACAGATTCCTCACTCCCTGGGTTGCGTTGAATGAGATTAACCTGGGCAAATACAAGTTCGCATACGGAGATGAGCGGCCCAAATTCCTTAGCCGGCTCCTGAGTCAGAACATTGCCTTCCTTGCCAAGGAAATGGGAATGAAGCTCGAGATAAAAGTTTATGTCAAGCTTACACTTGAATCTTTATACCCTAAACTCGTGGACGATGGTCACATGGGCGCATTCGAGGGTGAATTCAAAACTAACTTTGTCCTCCCCAACTTCCTCGGTATCGGTAACGGTATCACTAAAGGATATGGAGTCCTTTTCAGCCACTTCAATCCAGCTGATTTCCAGTTTGATGAGAGTGCACTGAAGTTAGACACTCCTAATAATCAGGCGGTGGAAGATTTACCACCCAACTGGGAAAAGGACGCCATAGATCCCGATGACGTTCCCAAGAGTAGAAGGGCTGTTAAGTCCAGGCCAGATGACGTTCCCAAGAGTAAAAGGGCTGTTAAGTCCGGGAAGGAAACCAAGGAGACCGAGGATCCTAATTTTAATACCTCAAAATACCACAAACGGTCACATTAG
- the rho gene encoding transcription termination factor Rho: MDINELQGLKIKELTELAQKLEVPSYSGVKKQDLILKILETRAEKEGRIFATGVLEAMPEGYGFLRSQDYNYLPGPDDIYVSPSQIKRFNLRTGHQIAGQIRPPKDNERFYALLKVETVNGNGPDKVKDAILYDNLTPLYPDEKINLEVAAKGFSMRILDLMAPIGKGQRGLIVAQPKTGKTVLIQKIANAATANHPEMKLIVLLIAERPEEVTDMERSVKAEVISSTFDEPPERHVQVADMAIEKAKRMVEYGDDVMILLDSITRLGRAHNAVIPHSGKILSGGVDANALQRPRRFFGSARNTEEGGSLTIIATALIDTGSRMDDVIFEEFKGTGNMELVLDRRLSDRRIFPSFDLIRSGTRKEELLLTKKELARVWVLRKILSEMTPVEAMEFLLDRVKRTSTNQEFLDTMSK, from the coding sequence ATGGATATTAACGAACTACAGGGTTTGAAAATCAAGGAACTGACTGAGCTGGCTCAGAAGCTTGAAGTCCCCAGCTATTCAGGTGTGAAGAAGCAGGATCTCATCCTGAAGATCCTCGAGACACGTGCCGAAAAAGAAGGGCGTATCTTCGCGACCGGCGTCTTGGAAGCGATGCCAGAAGGTTACGGTTTTCTCCGCTCACAAGACTATAATTACCTTCCGGGACCTGACGATATTTACGTCTCTCCTTCACAGATCAAAAGATTCAATCTAAGAACAGGACACCAGATTGCAGGTCAGATCCGGCCACCCAAAGATAACGAGCGCTTCTACGCACTGCTCAAGGTTGAAACAGTTAATGGAAACGGACCTGACAAGGTAAAAGATGCCATTCTTTACGACAATCTCACGCCGCTTTATCCTGATGAGAAGATCAACCTTGAGGTTGCGGCTAAAGGATTCTCTATGCGGATTCTCGATCTTATGGCGCCCATCGGCAAAGGTCAGCGAGGTCTGATCGTCGCACAGCCTAAGACTGGGAAAACGGTCCTTATTCAAAAAATAGCTAATGCCGCCACTGCCAACCATCCCGAAATGAAACTGATCGTCTTACTGATCGCAGAACGACCAGAAGAAGTTACAGACATGGAGAGAAGCGTTAAGGCAGAGGTGATAAGTTCGACATTTGATGAACCTCCAGAAAGGCACGTTCAGGTGGCTGACATGGCCATTGAAAAGGCGAAGCGGATGGTAGAGTATGGCGATGATGTCATGATACTCCTCGATAGCATTACAAGACTTGGCAGGGCTCATAACGCGGTAATTCCTCACAGCGGCAAAATCCTCTCTGGGGGGGTAGATGCGAACGCTTTGCAAAGGCCGCGACGATTCTTCGGATCTGCCAGAAACACTGAAGAAGGCGGCAGCCTGACCATTATTGCTACTGCCCTCATCGATACAGGTAGCCGTATGGATGACGTGATTTTTGAAGAGTTCAAAGGGACTGGTAATATGGAACTTGTCCTCGACAGACGCCTCAGTGATCGCCGGATCTTTCCTTCCTTTGACCTTATCCGTTCAGGCACCCGTAAAGAGGAATTGCTACTGACAAAAAAAGAACTTGCAAGAGTCTGGGTGTTAAGGAAAATTCTCAGTGAGATGACACCTGTTGAAGCTATGGAGTTTTTATTAGATCGAGTGAAACGAACTTCTACCAACCAAGAGTTCCTTGATACTATGAGTAAGTAG